In the Leptospira selangorensis genome, one interval contains:
- a CDS encoding SLC5 family protein, with protein sequence MFNYIDAVIFLSTLGLVLGVGFYVGRKENSGEDYFLGGRSLPWWGVAGSLFGTNVSANHIVGMLGIGYSVGFAQSNYMWGAIPALLLLSYIFLPLYRRKKIFTLSQFLGNRYGESSKLLYSGILLVLIAIQLAAGLYIGSRSLLPFWKDLGWENLGYAEGVLLLGIFSTAYTWFGGLKAVVYTDVIQSILILLAGVLLAYLTIQHPAVGGWEGLWTKEAIAVASEKRMDLFLPSDHSSLPWTGALTGLFFLHIFYWGTNQYVVQRTLGAKSLREARAGILGDGFLTLIIPFFTVLTGVAAYHLWNQTNLISEVDPDEAFSRLVSLVVPSGYGFGGLILAGLLGAIFSSVDSMLNSASTLFTVDFYTKIKETPLGKKFLGEKLEDEEAVRVGRMFLLFFSFLTIFLALFTYTPNSKGNFFLEISGQSAHFTLGLLSVFLVGVFWKRSNSKAAWVTILICPILSIFLPFIYSILASGIPEIQSAFGEKLNFLHRVFIVSIFGILSQILLSLIFSKDESENKSRPGFSVGIPTKTFYLTFLFLFVFGLLVYSRIGLGINAKTCAWTSFAFSGLFFFGISLYKTKRFPKKYRVRAFFRNDIWAAGLLISATLWLYFIFS encoded by the coding sequence GTGTTTAACTATATTGACGCAGTCATTTTTCTATCAACCTTAGGTTTGGTCTTAGGAGTTGGATTCTACGTAGGCCGAAAAGAAAACTCAGGAGAAGATTATTTCTTAGGAGGAAGATCCCTTCCTTGGTGGGGAGTTGCGGGTTCTCTTTTCGGAACAAACGTTTCAGCAAACCATATCGTTGGGATGTTAGGAATAGGTTACTCGGTAGGTTTTGCACAAAGTAATTATATGTGGGGAGCTATTCCTGCTCTATTACTTCTTTCTTATATATTTCTTCCATTATATAGAAGGAAAAAAATTTTCACTCTCTCCCAATTTTTAGGAAATAGATACGGAGAATCTTCCAAACTACTCTATTCCGGAATACTTCTGGTATTGATCGCGATCCAATTGGCGGCAGGATTATATATCGGATCAAGATCACTTCTACCTTTCTGGAAAGACCTAGGCTGGGAGAATTTAGGCTACGCAGAAGGTGTACTGTTACTCGGAATTTTCTCTACCGCCTATACATGGTTTGGTGGATTAAAAGCGGTTGTTTATACGGACGTAATCCAATCCATTCTGATATTACTCGCCGGAGTTTTACTCGCCTATCTCACAATCCAACACCCTGCAGTAGGAGGCTGGGAAGGTTTATGGACCAAGGAAGCTATAGCCGTCGCCTCCGAAAAAAGAATGGATCTATTTTTACCAAGCGATCATTCCTCTCTTCCATGGACAGGAGCATTGACTGGATTATTTTTTCTGCATATATTCTATTGGGGGACAAATCAATATGTTGTCCAAAGAACTTTAGGAGCCAAAAGTCTAAGAGAAGCCAGGGCCGGGATCTTAGGAGATGGTTTTTTAACTTTAATAATTCCGTTTTTTACAGTTCTTACTGGAGTTGCCGCCTATCATCTTTGGAATCAAACGAACTTAATCTCTGAAGTAGATCCTGACGAAGCATTTTCTAGATTAGTATCTTTAGTGGTTCCAAGCGGTTATGGCTTTGGAGGATTGATACTCGCTGGCTTATTAGGAGCTATTTTTTCTTCCGTGGATTCTATGTTAAACTCGGCATCCACATTATTCACTGTGGATTTTTACACCAAAATAAAAGAGACCCCTTTAGGAAAAAAGTTCCTAGGAGAAAAATTAGAAGATGAAGAAGCCGTTCGCGTAGGAAGAATGTTTTTGCTCTTCTTCTCCTTCTTAACTATATTTTTAGCATTATTCACTTATACTCCAAATTCTAAAGGGAATTTTTTCTTAGAGATCTCAGGGCAAAGTGCTCATTTCACTTTAGGATTACTTTCCGTATTTCTGGTAGGAGTTTTCTGGAAAAGATCCAATTCAAAAGCGGCATGGGTCACAATACTGATCTGTCCGATCTTATCTATTTTTTTACCTTTTATTTATTCGATCCTCGCTTCCGGAATTCCTGAAATTCAATCCGCATTCGGAGAAAAATTAAATTTTCTGCATAGAGTGTTTATCGTTTCTATTTTCGGGATATTGTCTCAGATCCTATTAAGCCTTATTTTTTCTAAGGATGAAAGTGAAAACAAATCAAGACCTGGGTTTTCTGTCGGAATTCCAACAAAGACTTTTTACTTAACATTCCTCTTTTTGTTTGTTTTCGGACTATTAGTATATTCCAGGATAGGATTGGGTATAAATGCTAAAACATGCGCTTGGACAAGCTTTGCATTTTCAGGATTATTCTTTTTTGGGATCTCTTTATATAAAACGAAACGTTTCCCTAAGAAGTATAGAGTTAGGGCATTTTTTAGGAATGATATATGGGCCGCAGGACTTTTGATCTCTGCGACCCTTTGGTTATACTTTATATTTTCTTAA
- a CDS encoding DUF4349 domain-containing protein — protein MFRFLTSILIVSFLFVCKAENSQKQSGELSDGRSRSAAAPMPSSADEQPMQEAEKKLAGKAGEREEAPEDQIKTFATPKIGNLKIGRLLEYKVDLNFETKDFIAARKFLLELSGKYGFVQSESLQNWGGDTEPSMTAIIHVKSSDLYQVLMELEKIGTLTSENIQVEDHTENYTLEQIHAKREKIRIARRTDLGARSTPKNAAEIEELLGQSEDSADSAEFEKWKIMDRVNWAKISIHMYGPKKPKVVEVPSFGDAFIDLASLGLKLILSLIYIIPLALIAVGILFLVKFARNKWFK, from the coding sequence ATGTTTCGCTTTCTAACTTCAATCTTAATCGTATCTTTTCTTTTCGTCTGTAAGGCCGAAAATTCCCAAAAACAGTCCGGAGAACTTTCAGACGGACGCTCTAGGTCTGCAGCGGCACCAATGCCTTCTTCTGCGGACGAACAACCGATGCAGGAGGCCGAGAAAAAATTGGCCGGCAAAGCGGGGGAAAGGGAAGAAGCTCCAGAGGATCAGATCAAAACCTTTGCCACTCCTAAAATCGGAAACTTAAAGATAGGTCGCCTTTTAGAATATAAGGTAGATCTAAATTTCGAGACCAAAGATTTTATCGCTGCTCGAAAATTCTTATTAGAACTTTCGGGCAAGTATGGATTCGTACAGAGTGAAAGCCTTCAGAATTGGGGAGGGGACACCGAACCAAGTATGACTGCAATCATTCATGTAAAGTCATCCGATCTATATCAGGTTTTGATGGAATTGGAGAAGATCGGCACTCTCACTTCGGAAAATATCCAAGTAGAAGACCATACTGAAAATTATACATTAGAACAGATCCATGCCAAAAGAGAGAAGATCAGGATCGCAAGAAGAACGGATCTTGGTGCCAGGTCCACTCCTAAAAACGCAGCTGAAATTGAAGAACTATTAGGACAATCCGAAGATTCTGCCGACTCTGCCGAGTTCGAAAAATGGAAAATTATGGATAGAGTCAATTGGGCAAAGATCAGCATCCATATGTACGGTCCTAAAAAACCGAAGGTCGTGGAAGTTCCTAGTTTTGGAGATGCGTTTATTGATCTGGCAAGTCTTGGCCTGAAGCTGATACTTTCTTTGATCTATATTATTCCTTTAGCATTGATTGCCGTCGGAATTCTATTCCTGGTGAAGTTTGCCAGAAATAAATGGTTCAAATAA
- a CDS encoding jacalin-like lectin: MKIEQSKKGAPLLLGILLFLLNCNGEKVINTESLLGLIQKPDQTKIDTNYSDLAVINTANGTGTFSLLTYNVAGLLEPFSSSNPSENTPYMGPLMTPFDLIQVQEDFNYHASLYANDVHPYRSATSGGMGIGDGLNTLSYFPFSDFQRVDWDACNGTDCLTPKGFTLARHKVAPGVFLDVYNLHTNASTETADLAARRSNVLQILNFIESNSAGNAVIVMGDTNTRYTRSGDNIREFINHGFTDVWIQLIRGGSYPTQGADALMDCEGHRTSAGCEVVDKIFYRGNSYISLSPSSYLIEDARFVHPVTGVPLSDHYAVSSTFNYSLLQNLLYSDAFGGPHGTAFNDVNSLPSSPSASKLSLRSGSRVDAVSLQLTNGAVLNHGGTGGSLQTLSLGTTEYLDQVKLCSGQKSGQTRIFYAQFHTNLGRLLTGGSSTSSCTTYTAPNGWGIVGFHGRSGDEIDKLGVIFAPVP; encoded by the coding sequence ATGAAAATCGAACAAAGCAAAAAGGGAGCCCCCCTTTTGTTAGGAATCTTATTATTCCTACTCAATTGTAACGGGGAGAAGGTCATAAACACGGAAAGTTTACTGGGACTGATCCAGAAACCGGACCAAACGAAAATTGACACAAATTATTCGGACCTGGCAGTCATTAATACTGCAAACGGGACTGGAACATTCTCTTTACTCACTTATAACGTGGCAGGATTGCTGGAACCTTTTTCGAGTTCGAATCCTAGTGAGAACACTCCTTATATGGGGCCTTTGATGACTCCATTCGATCTGATCCAAGTCCAGGAGGATTTTAATTACCACGCAAGTCTGTACGCAAATGATGTACATCCTTATAGATCCGCCACAAGCGGAGGAATGGGGATAGGTGACGGTTTGAATACTCTCTCCTATTTTCCGTTCTCGGATTTCCAGAGAGTGGATTGGGATGCATGCAACGGAACCGATTGTTTAACTCCTAAGGGATTTACTTTAGCAAGGCATAAAGTCGCGCCGGGAGTGTTTTTGGACGTGTATAATTTGCATACGAACGCGAGTACGGAAACCGCAGATCTTGCTGCGAGAAGGTCGAACGTATTACAAATTCTGAATTTTATAGAATCCAATTCTGCAGGAAACGCAGTGATCGTGATGGGAGATACGAATACAAGATACACTAGATCCGGAGATAATATCAGGGAATTTATCAATCATGGATTTACCGATGTTTGGATCCAATTGATCAGGGGAGGATCTTATCCTACACAAGGAGCGGATGCTTTGATGGACTGCGAAGGTCATAGGACAAGTGCAGGCTGCGAGGTAGTGGATAAAATATTCTATCGTGGTAATTCCTATATTTCCTTATCACCTAGCTCTTATTTGATTGAAGATGCAAGATTCGTTCACCCTGTGACTGGAGTTCCTCTTTCTGACCATTACGCCGTCTCTTCTACATTCAATTATTCTTTGCTGCAGAATTTATTGTATAGCGACGCATTCGGAGGGCCACATGGAACTGCGTTTAACGATGTGAATTCTCTGCCTTCTTCTCCATCTGCATCGAAATTAAGTTTAAGATCCGGATCAAGAGTAGATGCGGTTTCTTTACAATTAACGAATGGAGCAGTTTTAAATCACGGAGGAACAGGAGGAAGTTTGCAAACTTTAAGTTTGGGAACGACAGAGTATTTAGACCAAGTAAAACTTTGTAGTGGGCAAAAAAGTGGTCAAACTCGTATTTTTTATGCACAATTCCACACGAACCTTGGGAGACTTCTTACGGGAGGATCTAGTACCTCCAGTTGTACTACATACACGGCACCGAATGGCTGGGGAATTGTAGGATTTCATGGAAGAAGTGGGGACGAAATTGATAAACTGGGCGTGATCTTTGCCCCCGTTCCATAA
- a CDS encoding aldo/keto reductase, producing the protein MKISLSKEGPNFSRLVYGCWRLHTDPKGSGVDRILEKIEVCLESGIDTFDHADLYGEYGNEEKFGAVLKSKPGLKDKIKIVTKAGIQLPGPNRPGISVKHYNTSGEYLISSAENSLKKLNVDKIDLLLIHRPDPLMDADEIAKTFRSLKESGKVLYFGVSNFTPSQFSLLQSRLDFPLVTNQVEFHPFYPDPLTNGVFDQAQELSIKPMIWSPTAGGRVFQPKTEQEIVLYKTLEEIAKKKSATIDAVLFSWYLFHPAQLVPVLGTNEPDRIRSAAKSFQVQLGREEWFQILEAGTGKRVP; encoded by the coding sequence ATGAAAATTTCACTTTCTAAAGAAGGTCCAAATTTTTCCAGATTAGTCTACGGTTGTTGGAGACTACATACGGATCCAAAAGGATCAGGTGTTGATCGAATTTTAGAAAAGATCGAAGTTTGCCTCGAATCCGGGATAGATACTTTCGATCATGCGGATCTATACGGTGAGTACGGGAACGAAGAAAAATTCGGCGCAGTATTAAAATCCAAGCCTGGGCTAAAAGATAAGATCAAGATAGTTACTAAGGCGGGGATCCAGTTACCTGGGCCAAATCGTCCAGGAATTTCGGTAAAACATTATAATACATCCGGAGAATATCTGATAAGTTCTGCGGAAAATTCATTAAAAAAACTGAATGTAGATAAAATAGATCTACTTCTAATCCATAGGCCTGATCCCTTGATGGATGCGGACGAGATCGCGAAAACCTTTAGATCTCTAAAAGAAAGCGGAAAAGTTTTATATTTCGGAGTTTCTAATTTTACTCCTTCTCAATTTTCACTTTTACAATCCAGATTGGATTTTCCTTTGGTTACAAACCAAGTGGAGTTCCATCCATTTTATCCGGATCCTTTGACAAATGGAGTATTCGATCAGGCCCAAGAATTGTCGATTAAGCCGATGATCTGGTCCCCAACTGCCGGGGGCAGGGTTTTCCAACCTAAAACAGAACAAGAAATTGTTTTATATAAAACATTAGAAGAGATTGCAAAGAAGAAAAGCGCAACTATCGATGCAGTATTATTCTCTTGGTATCTATTCCATCCCGCACAGTTAGTCCCAGTTTTAGGGACGAATGAACCGGATCGTATTAGATCCGCTGCAAAATCATTTCAAGTTCAACTAGGAAGAGAGGAATGGTTTCAAATTTTAGAAGCGGGAACAGGTAAAAGAGTTCCCTAA
- a CDS encoding LLM class flavin-dependent oxidoreductase: MSSIVIRSEDPKVEMAWFCDLCNGDYEYLGVPDPKLRSSFEHCAEIIRLADELGYQNILLPSSYQVGQDTLTFAAAASQFTKNISLLTAVRCGEIHPPMLARTISTLDHMLKGRLNINIISSDLPGTIRDSKERYKISKEVIEILKQSWTKDEIDFQGEFYKIKLSSDPSKSYQTNGGPLLYFGGISEDARQLCAEYCDVFLMWPETEERLADTMKDLSGRAKSAGRKIDFGLRIHVIVRDTEKEAKDAASRLLSKLDLQKAEELKHRALDSNSAGVKRQDELRKNAGSDLFIEPNIWSGIGLARSGCGSAIVGTPEQVLEKINRYINMGIRAFILSGYPLMDECKIFAEKVLPHIQTVSLPKAQGRIPDREPVTPLTTGERK; encoded by the coding sequence ATGAGTTCTATTGTAATTCGTTCGGAAGATCCTAAGGTTGAGATGGCATGGTTTTGCGATCTTTGTAACGGTGACTACGAATATCTGGGAGTTCCGGATCCAAAACTAAGATCCAGTTTCGAACATTGTGCGGAGATTATCCGACTCGCAGACGAGCTAGGTTATCAAAATATTCTTCTTCCTTCTTCTTACCAAGTGGGGCAAGACACTTTGACATTCGCTGCTGCGGCGTCTCAATTTACTAAAAACATTTCGTTACTTACCGCGGTGCGTTGTGGAGAAATACATCCTCCAATGCTTGCAAGGACCATATCTACATTGGATCATATGTTAAAGGGAAGATTGAATATTAATATTATATCATCCGATCTTCCCGGTACGATCCGAGATTCGAAAGAAAGATATAAGATCTCTAAAGAAGTTATAGAAATATTAAAACAATCCTGGACTAAAGATGAGATCGATTTCCAAGGAGAATTTTATAAGATCAAATTGAGTTCTGATCCTTCTAAATCTTACCAAACAAATGGGGGACCCTTATTATACTTCGGAGGAATTTCGGAAGATGCAAGACAACTCTGCGCGGAATACTGTGATGTTTTTTTGATGTGGCCGGAAACCGAAGAAAGATTGGCGGACACAATGAAAGATCTAAGCGGGAGAGCAAAGTCTGCAGGAAGAAAAATTGATTTCGGTTTAAGGATCCATGTGATCGTAAGAGATACAGAAAAAGAGGCGAAAGATGCAGCTTCTAGATTATTATCCAAATTGGATCTGCAAAAAGCGGAAGAACTCAAACATAGAGCCTTGGATTCTAATTCTGCCGGAGTCAAAAGACAAGACGAACTCAGGAAGAATGCAGGTTCTGATCTATTCATAGAACCTAATATTTGGTCAGGCATCGGTCTTGCCAGATCGGGTTGTGGTTCTGCAATTGTAGGAACTCCGGAACAAGTATTAGAAAAAATTAATAGGTATATAAATATGGGGATCCGAGCATTTATACTCTCAGGATATCCTTTGATGGACGAATGTAAAATATTTGCAGAAAAAGTGCTGCCTCATATACAAACGGTTTCTTTACCGAAGGCCCAAGGCAGAATTCCGGACAGAGAGCCTGTGACTCCTTTAACAACTGGAGAGAGAAAATGA